Proteins encoded in a region of the Paenibacillus sp. E222 genome:
- a CDS encoding WYL domain-containing protein — MNLFEKMFNYQMMTRLNETGLFTWTSQERAWLRMMLNHPAAPEALHPDTLHKMHDMLDAEQDLDLQDYLTEKAKSEENSVFHPLLKPLRQMILHHQGFRLTGRVRNGRISQDQFGYPYKLEYSMVKKEWYVLWYAPLYNKLMSTKLHSIITAEAQPLQPETASQYAAKIAILTENRKTSVTIEVLPEFNQELSRILYAFSCFEKQVEFVEAQQTYRIELTIPRNEMDYVLSKMRFLGKRVRIADNAALRERMSETAAKVLARYAESEPEAKPERTSGGVRSHHGEEPIVKKEGSDSA, encoded by the coding sequence ATGAATCTGTTCGAGAAGATGTTCAACTACCAGATGATGACGAGATTGAATGAAACCGGACTGTTCACCTGGACTTCACAGGAAAGAGCCTGGCTGCGCATGATGCTGAATCACCCTGCCGCACCAGAAGCGCTGCACCCTGATACGTTGCACAAAATGCATGACATGCTGGATGCAGAGCAGGATCTGGACCTTCAGGATTACCTGACCGAAAAAGCCAAAAGTGAAGAGAACAGTGTCTTTCATCCACTGCTTAAACCATTACGGCAGATGATTTTGCATCATCAGGGGTTTCGTTTGACAGGGCGTGTCCGCAATGGACGAATCAGCCAGGATCAGTTTGGTTACCCCTACAAGCTCGAATATTCCATGGTCAAAAAAGAATGGTACGTGCTCTGGTATGCTCCACTCTACAACAAACTGATGTCCACCAAGCTGCACAGCATTATTACCGCGGAAGCCCAGCCGCTTCAACCGGAAACCGCTTCTCAATATGCTGCCAAAATCGCGATTTTAACGGAGAACCGGAAGACATCCGTGACGATCGAAGTGCTGCCTGAGTTTAATCAGGAGTTATCGCGAATTCTGTATGCCTTTTCCTGCTTCGAGAAGCAGGTCGAATTTGTGGAAGCACAACAGACGTACCGCATTGAATTGACCATTCCGAGGAATGAGATGGATTATGTGCTGTCCAAAATGCGTTTTCTGGGCAAACGGGTACGGATTGCAGATAACGCTGCGCTTCGGGAACGAATGTCTGAGACAGCGGCCAAAGTATTGGCACGTTATGCTGAATCCGAGCCTGAAGCAAAGCCGGAACGGACTTCTGGAGGAGTGCGGAGCCACCACGGAGAGGAACCTATTGTAAAGAAGGAAGGCAGTGATTCTGCATAA
- a CDS encoding GntR family transcriptional regulator, whose protein sequence is MSIEFDNNLPIYLQIMQYIKRQIVTGTLKAGDKIPSVRELAAELQINPNTVQRTFQELEREEVVETKRGLGRYVTSEESKIMTIKKEMAGELLERFLTGMQELGIEEQDIVNIVADAVAEGKQSLHRDGRGGTVNE, encoded by the coding sequence GTGAGCATCGAATTTGACAACAACTTGCCAATCTACCTGCAGATTATGCAGTACATCAAAAGACAGATTGTGACCGGTACACTTAAGGCAGGCGATAAAATTCCTTCGGTTCGTGAGCTCGCGGCCGAATTACAGATCAATCCCAATACAGTACAGCGAACATTTCAGGAGTTGGAGCGGGAAGAAGTGGTTGAAACCAAGCGAGGTCTGGGCCGATACGTGACAAGTGAGGAGTCGAAAATTATGACGATCAAAAAAGAGATGGCTGGTGAATTGCTGGAGCGTTTTCTGACAGGAATGCAGGAGCTGGGCATCGAAGAACAGGATATCGTAAATATCGTGGCGGATGCCGTTGCAGAAGGAAAGCAATCACTGCATCGTGATGGAAGAGGAGGAACAGTGAATGAGTAA
- a CDS encoding aldo/keto reductase translates to MQQGNQTRTIQLPDGTTLPAIGQGTWYMGEKQSSRREEVQALRYGIERGMTVIDTAEMYAEGGAEEVTGKAIADCRDDVFLVSKVYPHHADRKQMITACERSLSRLGTDRLDLYLLHWRGGVPLEETVEALEQLKQSGKILRWGVSNLDIEDMQELWNIPAGQHCAVNQVLYHAASRGIEYELLPWLRERRIPVMAYCPLAQGGRLRKELLEHAVIQEIAKDRGVSPSQIALSWVIRDGDILAIPKAVQLEHVAENAAAMDVVLTQDEIVRLNEAFPAPKGKVPLDIV, encoded by the coding sequence ATGCAACAAGGAAATCAAACGCGTACGATCCAGCTGCCCGATGGGACAACACTGCCTGCAATCGGACAGGGAACATGGTACATGGGTGAGAAACAATCCAGTCGGAGAGAAGAAGTTCAGGCACTGCGTTATGGCATTGAACGTGGAATGACAGTGATAGATACGGCCGAGATGTATGCAGAAGGCGGAGCGGAAGAGGTCACTGGTAAGGCGATAGCAGACTGTCGCGATGATGTATTCCTGGTATCCAAGGTGTATCCTCATCATGCGGATCGGAAGCAGATGATTACTGCTTGTGAGCGCAGCCTTTCGCGTCTGGGTACAGATCGCTTGGATCTGTACCTGCTGCACTGGCGTGGAGGTGTGCCGTTGGAAGAGACGGTTGAAGCTCTGGAACAGTTGAAACAATCAGGCAAAATTCTGCGCTGGGGTGTCTCGAATCTGGATATTGAGGACATGCAGGAGCTCTGGAACATTCCAGCTGGTCAGCATTGTGCAGTGAATCAGGTGCTGTATCATGCAGCTTCTCGTGGTATAGAATACGAGCTTCTTCCCTGGTTGAGGGAACGCCGTATTCCTGTGATGGCGTATTGTCCGCTGGCCCAAGGTGGTAGACTTCGTAAAGAATTACTGGAGCATGCAGTCATTCAGGAGATTGCCAAGGATCGAGGTGTCAGTCCCTCCCAAATTGCGTTATCCTGGGTTATCAGGGATGGAGACATATTGGCGATCCCGAAAGCTGTACAGCTGGAACATGTTGCCGAAAATGCTGCGGCAATGGACGTTGTTTTGACCCAAGATGAAATTGTTCGGTTGAACGAGGCATTCCCTGCACCTAAGGGCAAAGTGCCTTTGGATATCGTATAG
- a CDS encoding S9 family peptidase, with translation MKSLRGITSEDLFQITWVNDPTPSPQGGQLVYVSRKTNEARDGYSSHLRLLNLENQKDRPFTSGNQDHAPVWSPDGSQLAFLREHEGKTQVWVIASDGGEAQQISHLEHGVSSLLWSPDGLTLLVKSSVDTSEKDEDGTKDIDKKLLQELVVDRIRMKSDSGGLWNGRRTHLFRVPTEGGEAIPVTTGHYDVGDYAWSPDGESIAWIAQFPEEGEQHNDYTLTNHVYRAKADGSDVQQLTPEGYSFGRLTYAPDGQSFALLASDRSYGNATLVKLYTLPISGGKPTCLSKDWDVQINHSLVGDMRSHLTNTGPVFSRDGLSILCLATIEGSVRMARFARDGSHAEYILQDEKEFYQFAELENGQIVAAVADVLRPGDLFLYTQPDEVGAEPIQLTHSNPQLVEEIQLSTPETFWFDSSDGLRLQGWMLKPAGMVEGVKVPTILEIHGGPHMMYGFTFMHEFQILAAQGYAVVYINPRGGLGYGQQFVNACRGDYGGGDYRDLMEAMDYALSQYSFIDESRLGVTGGSYGGFMTNWIVGHTDRFKAAVTQRSISNWLSFYGVSDIGFFFTEDQIGGNAWDDTEKLWKHSPLAYVGNINTPLLILHGEQDLRCPIEQAEQLYVALKRRKQTTRFVRFPGANHELSRGGHPHLRVRRLEHIAGWFNEHL, from the coding sequence ATGAAGAGTCTGCGCGGCATAACATCGGAGGATCTTTTTCAGATTACATGGGTTAATGATCCAACTCCGTCTCCTCAGGGCGGACAATTGGTATATGTAAGCCGGAAAACAAACGAAGCACGAGACGGTTATTCTTCTCACCTGAGACTCCTTAACCTGGAGAACCAGAAGGACAGACCTTTCACATCCGGAAATCAGGATCACGCTCCTGTTTGGTCGCCGGATGGTTCACAGCTTGCTTTTTTACGAGAGCACGAAGGCAAAACACAAGTGTGGGTGATCGCCTCAGATGGTGGAGAAGCACAGCAAATCAGTCATTTAGAACATGGCGTCAGCTCCCTGCTCTGGTCACCAGATGGGCTCACTTTGCTTGTTAAATCATCTGTGGACACGAGCGAAAAAGACGAAGATGGAACTAAAGATATCGATAAAAAACTGCTGCAAGAACTTGTGGTGGATCGAATTCGAATGAAATCTGACAGCGGTGGACTGTGGAACGGTCGCCGAACCCATCTCTTCCGTGTTCCAACCGAAGGTGGAGAGGCGATCCCTGTAACGACAGGCCATTATGACGTTGGGGACTATGCGTGGTCGCCGGACGGAGAGTCCATTGCGTGGATCGCTCAGTTTCCGGAAGAAGGCGAGCAGCATAACGATTACACCCTGACGAACCATGTGTATCGTGCCAAGGCTGACGGATCTGACGTGCAGCAGTTGACTCCGGAAGGATACTCTTTCGGCCGGCTGACGTACGCACCCGATGGACAGTCCTTTGCGTTGCTTGCCAGCGACCGCTCCTATGGAAATGCTACGCTGGTCAAACTCTACACCCTTCCGATCTCGGGCGGCAAACCCACATGTCTGAGCAAGGATTGGGATGTACAGATCAATCACAGCCTCGTTGGTGATATGCGCTCACACCTGACCAATACAGGTCCTGTATTCAGTCGTGATGGTTTATCCATTCTCTGTCTTGCCACTATTGAAGGCAGTGTCCGGATGGCCCGATTTGCACGGGACGGCAGTCATGCCGAATACATTTTGCAGGACGAAAAAGAGTTCTATCAGTTTGCTGAGCTGGAAAATGGACAGATTGTGGCTGCCGTAGCAGACGTACTTCGTCCTGGTGATCTCTTTCTATATACTCAACCTGATGAAGTTGGGGCCGAGCCTATACAATTGACCCATAGCAATCCTCAACTGGTTGAAGAGATTCAACTTAGCACACCCGAGACCTTCTGGTTCGATTCCTCTGATGGCCTGCGACTGCAGGGCTGGATGCTGAAACCAGCTGGCATGGTGGAAGGAGTCAAAGTCCCAACCATCCTTGAGATTCATGGCGGTCCACATATGATGTATGGCTTTACGTTTATGCATGAGTTCCAGATCCTCGCAGCACAGGGATATGCTGTTGTGTATATCAACCCGCGAGGTGGGCTCGGATACGGGCAGCAATTCGTAAATGCCTGCCGGGGTGACTATGGCGGCGGGGATTATCGTGATCTGATGGAAGCCATGGATTATGCGTTATCCCAATATTCGTTTATCGACGAGTCCCGTCTGGGCGTCACTGGCGGCAGCTATGGTGGCTTTATGACCAACTGGATTGTTGGACATACCGACCGTTTCAAAGCAGCCGTCACTCAGCGTTCCATATCTAACTGGCTCTCGTTCTACGGGGTGAGTGATATTGGATTCTTTTTCACGGAGGACCAGATTGGCGGTAATGCATGGGATGACACCGAGAAGTTATGGAAACACTCCCCGCTTGCATATGTAGGTAATATCAACACGCCACTGCTGATTTTGCATGGTGAGCAGGATCTGCGTTGTCCGATTGAACAGGCTGAACAACTCTATGTTGCCTTGAAGCGGCGCAAACAGACCACTCGGTTCGTTCGTTTCCCGGGAGCCAATCACGAGCTGTCCCGCGGAGGTCACCCTCACTTAAGGGTACGTCGTCTGGAGCATATTGCTGGATGGTTCAATGAGCATCTATAA
- a CDS encoding ABC transporter ATP-binding protein gives MSNILELNHVSKTYGGKKALQDITLDIAPGRIVGLLGSNGSGKSTLMKLVAGLLHPSSGDVRVTGKAVGLETKSLVSFMPDRPLTESWMKVRDAIAYYRDFYSDFDQEKAREMLDFMKLGEGEKVRHLSKGMNERLQLTLALSRKARLYLLDEPIGGVDPVARGKILDAIVKFYDEDSSLIISTHLVTDIERIFDEVIFIREGELVMREEVETLRLKYGKSVDEMFKEVYAE, from the coding sequence ATGAGTAATATTCTTGAGTTGAATCATGTGAGCAAAACGTATGGCGGCAAGAAAGCCCTTCAAGATATCACGCTTGATATTGCACCAGGCCGAATTGTAGGTCTGCTGGGCAGTAACGGTAGCGGTAAAAGTACTTTGATGAAATTGGTTGCAGGGCTTCTGCACCCCAGCAGTGGAGATGTTCGTGTTACGGGAAAAGCGGTAGGCTTGGAAACGAAGTCACTGGTATCCTTTATGCCGGACCGCCCATTAACCGAGAGTTGGATGAAGGTACGGGACGCGATTGCGTATTACCGTGATTTCTACTCTGATTTTGATCAAGAGAAAGCGAGAGAGATGCTTGATTTCATGAAGCTGGGAGAGGGCGAAAAGGTAAGACATCTGTCGAAAGGCATGAATGAACGACTGCAATTAACACTGGCTCTTTCTCGTAAAGCTCGTCTTTATTTGCTCGATGAACCGATTGGCGGGGTAGACCCGGTTGCACGTGGCAAAATTCTGGATGCGATTGTGAAGTTCTATGACGAAGACAGCAGTCTGATCATCTCTACACATCTCGTAACGGATATTGAACGAATTTTTGATGAAGTGATCTTCATCCGTGAAGGGGAATTGGTAATGCGGGAAGAAGTGGAGACACTGCGCCTCAAGTACGGTAAAAGTGTGGATGAAATGTTCAAGGAGGTTTATGCGGAATGA
- a CDS encoding STM3941 family protein, which produces MSTSYDQQHVEYPSRKRMAWLTVGAALFVAAGFFLLFDDSSAKGSAISSVIGVFSILFFGLCLCYSLVKMIKKEPSFVVDEHGFVDSSSYTSGGLIAWKDVENIFMYEFMGQKMIGVKLWDEKAFLDRQNGMKRKLMTVNSSIVDATVSIAQNSLTLPLDQLYIMMVERWKRSNKGASEGNSLDRFNNE; this is translated from the coding sequence TTGTCCACATCCTATGATCAACAGCACGTGGAATACCCGAGCCGGAAACGAATGGCATGGCTTACAGTGGGGGCGGCACTTTTTGTAGCAGCCGGATTTTTTTTATTGTTTGATGATTCTTCAGCCAAAGGTTCTGCCATTTCTTCGGTTATAGGCGTGTTCTCCATTTTATTTTTTGGGCTTTGTCTCTGCTACAGCCTGGTGAAGATGATTAAGAAGGAACCTTCCTTTGTTGTCGATGAGCATGGGTTTGTGGATTCATCTTCTTACACATCAGGAGGGTTAATTGCCTGGAAAGATGTTGAGAATATTTTTATGTATGAATTCATGGGACAGAAGATGATTGGGGTTAAATTGTGGGACGAGAAAGCATTTCTGGATCGTCAGAATGGGATGAAACGCAAATTAATGACGGTAAACAGCAGCATAGTCGATGCGACGGTAAGCATTGCCCAGAACAGCCTCACATTACCACTGGATCAGTTGTATATCATGATGGTGGAGCGTTGGAAGCGTTCGAATAAAGGGGCGAGTGAAGGTAATAGCTTAGATCGGTTTAATAATGAATAG